Proteins encoded within one genomic window of Brienomyrus brachyistius isolate T26 chromosome 22, BBRACH_0.4, whole genome shotgun sequence:
- the LOC125718098 gene encoding keratin-associated protein 10-7-like, producing the protein MPPVCSLSPSLSLSQLLCHLFVLSQSVIVTLSPVCSLSPSLSLSLSLCHLFVLCCSCYCTTLLSVPQSQSLCNLFVLCLSLSQLLCCLFVLCLSVSACQSLCHLFVLCLKVCHGHSATCLFSASQSQSVTVTLPPICSLSQSLSRSLCHLFVLFLSLSQSLCHLFVLCLSVCHSHSATCLFSVSQSQSVTAACLFSATVCHSRYATCWFSASQSQPVAVALLPDCSVSVCHSHSFTCLFSVSQTQSISHSAACVFSVSQSQSVTVTLPPVCFLSFFQCQSVTVTLPPVFSLSFSLCHAHRCNISDLYRYISVCAYLTGSVS; encoded by the coding sequence ATGCCGCCTGTTTGTTCTCTGTCACCCAGTCTCAGTCTGTCACAGTTGCTTTGCCACCTGTTTGTTCTGTCTCAGTCTGTCATAGTCACTTTGTCGCCTGTTTGTTCTTTGTCTCCCAGTCTCAGTTTGTCACTGTCACTCTGCCACCTGTTTGTTCTCTGTTGTAGTTGCTATTGCACTACTTTGTTATCCGTCCCTCAGTCACAGTCACTGTGCAACCTGTTTGTTCTCTGCCTCAGTCTGTCACAATTACTCTGCTGCCtgtttgttctctgcctctcagtctcagcctgtCAGTCACTCTGCCACCTATTTGTTCTCTGTCTTAAAGTCTGTCACGGTCACTCTGCCACCtgtttgttctctgcctctcagtCTCAGTCTGTCACAGTCACTCTGCCACCTATTTGTTCTCTGTCTCAAAGTCTGTCACGGTCACTCTGCCACCTGTTTGTTCTGTTTCTCAGTCTGTCACAGTCGCTCTGCCACCTGTTTGTTCTCTGTCTCTCAGTCTGTCACAGTCACTCTGCCACCTGTTTGTTTTCTGTCTCTCAGTCTCAGTCTGTCACTGCTGCCTGTCTTTTCTCTGCCACAGTCTGTCACAGTCGGTATGCCACCTGTTGGTTCTCTGcctctcagtctcagcctgtTGCAGTCGCTCTGCTGCCTGATTGTTCTGTCTCAGTCTGTCACAGTCACTCTTTCACCTGTTTGTTCTCTGTCTCTCAGACTCAGTCTATCAGTCACTCTGCTGCCTGTGTATTCTCTGTCTCTCAGTCTCAGTCTGTTACAGTCACTCTGCCACCTGTTTGTTTTCTGTCTTTCTTTCAGTGTCAGTCTGTTACAGTCACCCTGCCGCCTGTTTTTTCTCTGTCTTTCAGCCTGTGTCATGCACATAGATGCAATATATCTGATCTCTACAGATATATTTCTGTATGTGCATACCTCACTGGTTCAGTCTCATGA